In [Mycobacterium] stephanolepidis, the genomic window CTCCAAGTCGTTGGGCTGGGTGAGCTGACGCACAGCGCAACGCGCCCAGACCGGTGTCGAGGATACCCGTGCTCCCGCACGTTCGAAGGTCACGCCCGTTCGCCGATCAGCCGACCGGAGAAACCAGCGTCTGACCGGCTTGCACTGTCGCCGAGTCGAGTTCATTGAGTTCACGGATCTTGGACACCACCGCCGAGCGCGGCGCGTCCGGCGCGACACGCGAGGCCACATCGGCCAGGGTCTCTCCGGGAGCGACCTGGACAACCGCCACGCGCTCCGGCACGCCAACTCCCCCAACTCCGGCAGCACTGACCTGGCCGAGCATCAACAGCCACATGGTCGCCACTGCAGCGCCCACCGAGACAACGATCGTGGCCTTAAGGCTCACCGTGCTACGACGATGTACCCGATGCGGCACCGACGAGACCCGGATGCCGTTACCCCGGTAGGCAACTGGCCGACCGGAAGGCCTCCGGTAGGCGACAGTGCGCACCGGCAGCGCCCGACGCTGGGTCAGCGGGTACTGCGCGCTGTACGCGCGCACCTGCGGGGCGCACTCGCGCGATGCGTGCTCGGCGGTGCGAAGACGCGGCGTGGTCAGAACGTTTGTGCTCATCTGTATGCCCTTCCTGTCCTGTCGATCGGTAAGCCCGTTCGCTCTTATGTTCGAATGTACTCGATCATGTGTTCGGTGTCCGAACATGTGATCGATTTGTAGCATTCGCCACCGACAAGTGGCCTTGACCAGCGCAAATGCCCCAAATAGTCGAGCCGCCGACCATTCTTGGCGACACGCATCGAACACATGTTTGATAAATGTCGTCGACAGGTCTAGATTCGGGCCCATGAGCGATACACCCAGCAAGGGACCCGCCACCGGTTCACTGACCGAGCGCCAGCGGACCATCCTGGAGGTCATCCGCGCATCGGTGAATGAACGGGGCTACCCCCCGAGCATCCGCGAAATCGGAGACGCCGTCGGGCTCACCTCGACGTCGTCGGTCGCCCATCAACTACGCACCCTCGAACAGAAGGGCTTCCTGCGGCGTGACCCGAACCGTCCACGCGCCGTTGACGTTCGGGGAATCGATGATTCCCACACCCCGTCGGCTACCACCGATGTGGTGGGCTCAGGCGATCTGCCGGAGCCCACGTTCGTGCCCGTGCTGGGGCGGATCGCCGCCGGTGGTCCGATCCTGGCCGAGGAGGCCGTTGAGGATGTGTTCCCGCTCCCCCGCGAGCTTGTCGGCGAGGGATCACTGTTCCTGCTCAAGGTTGTCGGCGAATCGATGATCGACGCCGCGATCTGCG contains:
- a CDS encoding LysM peptidoglycan-binding domain-containing protein produces the protein MSTNVLTTPRLRTAEHASRECAPQVRAYSAQYPLTQRRALPVRTVAYRRPSGRPVAYRGNGIRVSSVPHRVHRRSTVSLKATIVVSVGAAVATMWLLMLGQVSAAGVGGVGVPERVAVVQVAPGETLADVASRVAPDAPRSAVVSKIRELNELDSATVQAGQTLVSPVG
- the lexA gene encoding transcriptional repressor LexA, whose translation is MSDTPSKGPATGSLTERQRTILEVIRASVNERGYPPSIREIGDAVGLTSTSSVAHQLRTLEQKGFLRRDPNRPRAVDVRGIDDSHTPSATTDVVGSGDLPEPTFVPVLGRIAAGGPILAEEAVEDVFPLPRELVGEGSLFLLKVVGESMIDAAICDGDWVVVRQQNVADNGDIVAAMIDGEATVKTFKRTTGQVWLMPHNPLFEPIPGNDAAILGKVVTVIRKV